In one Mucilaginibacter ginsenosidivorax genomic region, the following are encoded:
- a CDS encoding alpha/beta fold hydrolase encodes MKKNIKSVALLLIMLAVSITCFSQETEGNFYTAADGVKIYYEIKGDGFPVVLIHGFSGTGQGWKNGHLYPDLLAAGYKVIILDQRGNGRSDKPHTDAGYANDAEAKDIIGLVSSLGIKKYNVVGYSRGSIIASRLLILDKRVQKLVMGGMGDAYTNPEWPRRVHAYKALMGDTSFHDVDGMIKYIHSNPAFDVPALALQQKYQPSTSKQELAKVKIPVLLINGTEDHDGGSETELHKLIATSKLSYVPGDHNAASKTVQFSASVIEFFK; translated from the coding sequence GTGAAGAAAAATATAAAATCAGTAGCGCTGTTGTTAATAATGCTGGCTGTAAGCATTACTTGTTTTTCGCAGGAAACAGAGGGGAACTTTTACACCGCAGCCGATGGTGTAAAAATTTATTATGAAATTAAAGGCGACGGCTTTCCGGTAGTGCTTATCCATGGTTTTTCGGGTACAGGTCAGGGTTGGAAAAATGGGCACCTTTATCCTGATTTACTTGCTGCCGGTTATAAAGTGATTATACTTGATCAGCGGGGCAACGGACGGTCAGACAAGCCCCATACCGATGCCGGTTACGCCAACGATGCCGAGGCTAAAGATATTATTGGTTTGGTGAGCAGCCTGGGGATAAAAAAATATAATGTGGTAGGCTATTCGCGTGGTTCTATCATCGCATCGCGCTTGCTGATACTGGATAAGCGGGTGCAAAAACTGGTTATGGGGGGGATGGGCGATGCATACACCAATCCCGAATGGCCAAGACGCGTTCATGCATATAAAGCTTTGATGGGCGATACCAGTTTTCACGATGTAGATGGCATGATAAAGTATATTCATAGTAACCCGGCTTTTGATGTACCGGCATTGGCGTTACAGCAAAAGTACCAGCCTTCAACAAGTAAGCAGGAACTGGCAAAAGTAAAAATACCGGTATTGCTGATAAACGGCACAGAAGATCATGATGGCGGATCGGAAACAGAACTGCATAAATTGATTGCCACATCCAAACTAAGTTATGTACCCGGCGATCATAACGCTGCCTCAAAAACGGTACAGTTTTCGGCCAGTGTAATAGAGTTTTTTAAGTGA
- a CDS encoding lipocalin family protein: MIKHSFLLFAVVLLFISACKPSVSVTTLTGKWKYVKVEHPNASPPDTMKKADLDEVAPYIQFTPEMKFLIVWGGKFLAHGTFTLNGGNMNMTEKLEDGKTRSYVFTVSELTENKIIFETIGVDGSKVTALRASKF; this comes from the coding sequence ATGATTAAACATAGCTTTTTATTGTTTGCTGTTGTATTGCTGTTCATCAGTGCCTGCAAGCCATCGGTTTCGGTTACCACCCTTACCGGCAAATGGAAATATGTAAAGGTAGAACACCCCAACGCCAGCCCTCCCGATACGATGAAAAAGGCCGATTTGGATGAAGTGGCACCATACATTCAATTTACACCCGAAATGAAGTTTTTGATTGTGTGGGGTGGTAAGTTTTTAGCGCATGGCACCTTTACGCTTAATGGCGGCAACATGAACATGACCGAAAAATTAGAAGATGGGAAAACACGCAGCTATGTTTTCACCGTATCGGAACTTACGGAAAACAAGATAATTTTTGAAACTATCGGTGTTGATGGATCGAAGGTGACGGCGTTAAGAGCGAGTAAATTCTGA
- a CDS encoding RNA polymerase sigma factor, giving the protein MDTVKLQEQAQRRQELFVGLYKQTFPAVAKYVARCGGSFDEAKDVFQDALLNYYEKTGQTGLSVNNSDGAYIYGTARYLWIKRYKEGGQTSPLNETLIVNTAEENISFPDDNKLLHFLESAGKQCMELLRSFYYDKLPMTQVAETFGFSGVRSATVQKYKCIEKVRETVKQKALTYEDFLK; this is encoded by the coding sequence ATGGATACAGTTAAATTACAGGAGCAGGCACAGCGAAGGCAGGAGCTTTTTGTAGGGCTATATAAACAGACGTTCCCGGCTGTTGCAAAGTACGTGGCCCGCTGCGGGGGCTCGTTTGATGAGGCTAAAGATGTTTTCCAGGACGCATTACTCAATTATTACGAAAAAACTGGACAGACCGGGTTATCTGTTAACAATAGCGACGGAGCTTATATTTACGGTACCGCCAGGTATCTGTGGATAAAACGTTATAAAGAAGGCGGCCAAACGTCGCCGCTAAATGAGACTCTTATCGTCAACACTGCGGAGGAAAACATCAGTTTTCCCGATGATAACAAACTACTCCACTTTTTGGAATCTGCAGGCAAGCAGTGCATGGAACTACTCCGCTCGTTTTATTACGATAAGCTGCCCATGACCCAGGTTGCCGAAACATTTGGCTTCTCGGGCGTACGATCGGCCACCGTGCAGAAATATAAGTGCATAGAAAAAGTAAGGGAAACTGTTAAACAAAAAGCACTAACCTATGAGGACTTCCTTAAATAA
- a CDS encoding GbsR/MarR family transcriptional regulator, translating to MELAEGKLKFIEAWGKLGSEWGINRTMAQVHALLMVSPEALTTEEVMAELSISRGNANMTLRDLIDWGLVEKQHKTGERKEFFYAEKDTWVIARRVAEERKKRELDPVLKILAQLTEVKGDENDPAYKTFKTSVNDINKLAKNVNTTLDTMLKAEENWFFGSIFKMFK from the coding sequence ATGGAATTGGCAGAAGGAAAACTTAAGTTTATTGAGGCCTGGGGCAAGTTGGGATCAGAATGGGGGATAAACCGCACAATGGCGCAGGTACATGCTTTACTTATGGTATCGCCAGAGGCTTTAACAACCGAAGAGGTAATGGCTGAGTTAAGTATATCCCGTGGCAATGCCAATATGACCCTGCGGGATTTGATTGATTGGGGTTTGGTTGAAAAACAACATAAGACCGGCGAGCGCAAAGAGTTTTTTTATGCCGAAAAAGATACCTGGGTAATTGCCCGCCGCGTGGCCGAAGAACGCAAAAAACGCGAGCTTGACCCGGTGCTTAAGATCCTTGCCCAGTTAACTGAAGTTAAAGGTGATGAAAACGACCCTGCTTATAAAACTTTTAAGACCTCGGTAAATGACATTAATAAGCTGGCGAAAAACGTGAATACAACTTTAGATACCATGCTAAAAGCGGAAGAAAACTGGTTTTTTGGGTCGATATTTAAAATGTTCAAGTAA
- a CDS encoding multidrug effflux MFS transporter yields MTKKRYFFLILILGSLTALAPFSIDMYLPAFDTIAAYLHTSPEQMTLTMSSFFIGISAGQLLYGPLLDRFGRKRPLYFGLVLYIVASVGCFFSTSLPMLVGMRFFEAIGGCAATVAAMTMVRDLFPVKDNARVFALLILVLGASPMLAPTAGTAIVNHFEWQAIFLVLTVIAVLIFIAVFFFLPESYKPDPTYSLKPVPIITNFWAVIKEPQFFTYAVSGAFIFAGLFTYVASSSLVFIGIFKISKGAFGWVFGGLSIGFIGASQVNSLLVRYYKSERIINVTVICLVIISAVFLTGSLNGWFGMAGTIVMIFGVLCCVGISSPNASALSLAPFTKNAGSASALMGALQMAIGALASYGITLIQNQGTLPMAGVMAASSVVAFVVLFVGKRFIKNKVEAVAGAAMAAH; encoded by the coding sequence ATGACTAAAAAAAGATACTTCTTCCTTATCCTTATATTAGGTTCGCTAACAGCGCTGGCGCCATTTTCAATTGATATGTATTTGCCGGCTTTTGATACCATTGCCGCGTATTTACATACCAGCCCAGAGCAGATGACGCTGACCATGTCGAGCTTTTTTATCGGCATATCGGCTGGCCAACTACTATATGGACCGTTACTTGACAGGTTTGGCCGTAAACGCCCCCTTTATTTCGGGCTCGTTTTGTATATCGTTGCTTCGGTAGGATGTTTTTTTTCGACGTCGCTACCGATGCTTGTGGGAATGCGTTTTTTTGAGGCCATTGGAGGCTGTGCTGCAACCGTGGCAGCAATGACCATGGTGCGCGATCTATTCCCGGTAAAGGACAATGCCAGGGTGTTTGCCCTGCTTATACTGGTGTTGGGCGCCTCGCCCATGCTTGCCCCAACCGCGGGCACCGCTATAGTTAATCATTTTGAATGGCAGGCAATATTTTTGGTACTTACTGTGATAGCTGTACTGATATTTATTGCCGTATTTTTCTTCCTGCCCGAGAGCTACAAGCCCGATCCTACTTATTCGCTTAAGCCTGTACCCATCATCACTAACTTTTGGGCGGTTATAAAAGAGCCTCAATTTTTTACTTACGCAGTAAGCGGCGCTTTTATATTTGCTGGTTTGTTTACCTATGTGGCATCGTCATCGCTTGTTTTTATCGGTATTTTTAAAATAAGCAAAGGTGCGTTCGGATGGGTTTTCGGCGGACTATCAATTGGCTTTATTGGAGCAAGCCAGGTGAACAGCCTGTTGGTTAGGTATTATAAAAGCGAGCGAATTATAAACGTTACGGTGATTTGCCTGGTCATCATTTCGGCGGTGTTTTTAACAGGCTCATTAAATGGCTGGTTTGGTATGGCTGGTACAATAGTTATGATATTTGGTGTTTTGTGCTGTGTTGGCATTTCCAGCCCCAACGCATCCGCCTTATCGTTGGCACCGTTTACCAAAAACGCGGGCTCGGCATCGGCATTAATGGGGGCGCTGCAAATGGCGATAGGTGCGCTTGCATCATACGGCATCACACTTATTCAAAATCAGGGCACATTGCCAATGGCCGGTGTAATGGCGGCATCATCGGTTGTGGCTTTTGTAGTATTATTTGTAGGAAAGCGGTTTATTAAGAATAAGGTGGAAGCGGTGGCTGGCGCGGCGATGGCTGCGCATTAA
- a CDS encoding gluconate:H+ symporter encodes MVLAIILICIILLILLVSWGKVNPFVAFLIVAIAAGLLLGIPINKLMASIQKGMGDIMGKLLIIICLGAMLGKLVAVSGAAQKIAEVLVKAVGEKHIQWALVTAGFIIGIPLFYGIGFVLMVPLIFSVVYKYKLPAVYIGLPMLASLSVTHGFLPPHPSPSALVAMFHANMATTFIYGLMIAIPAIIIAGPLFAKFLKKIHSEPLATFRADELPAEKLPGALNSFFTALLPVILLMLSALFPYLGIKNVVAVKVIAFLGDPSIVMLIALVVATFTLGIKQGKKMNVLAGNYTDAVKDIALILLIIAGSGALSEVLTTSGASDQIADQLKTLNMPPLLLGWVIAAIIRVSLGSATVAGLTAAGILVKLVTKSHVDANLMVLSIGAGSLAFSHVNDSGFWLFKEYFNISIKDTIRSWSLMETLVSLTGLAGVLIINQFVK; translated from the coding sequence ATGGTATTAGCAATTATTCTTATTTGTATTATCCTGCTTATTTTATTGGTAAGCTGGGGGAAGGTAAACCCTTTTGTAGCCTTTCTTATTGTTGCCATAGCTGCGGGACTACTGTTGGGCATCCCGATAAATAAATTAATGGCTTCGATACAAAAAGGCATGGGCGATATCATGGGTAAATTGCTTATCATCATTTGCCTGGGCGCCATGCTGGGTAAGCTTGTGGCGGTAAGCGGGGCTGCCCAAAAAATAGCAGAGGTACTGGTTAAAGCAGTTGGTGAAAAACATATACAATGGGCTTTGGTTACTGCCGGTTTTATCATTGGTATCCCTCTTTTTTACGGCATTGGGTTTGTATTGATGGTTCCGCTCATATTTTCGGTAGTGTATAAATATAAATTGCCGGCTGTTTATATTGGCTTACCCATGCTGGCATCACTATCTGTTACCCATGGTTTTTTGCCTCCCCATCCGTCGCCATCGGCATTGGTAGCTATGTTTCATGCTAATATGGCCACAACCTTTATTTATGGTTTAATGATAGCCATACCGGCCATTATTATTGCCGGCCCGTTGTTTGCCAAGTTCTTAAAAAAAATACATTCCGAACCGTTGGCTACTTTCCGGGCCGATGAACTGCCCGCCGAAAAACTACCCGGAGCCTTAAATAGTTTTTTTACTGCTTTGCTGCCGGTAATATTGCTGATGCTTTCGGCCTTGTTTCCTTACCTGGGTATCAAAAATGTGGTTGCGGTAAAAGTGATTGCCTTCCTGGGCGATCCATCTATCGTTATGCTTATTGCCCTTGTTGTAGCTACTTTTACATTAGGCATTAAGCAGGGGAAAAAGATGAATGTGCTGGCAGGAAACTATACCGATGCTGTTAAAGACATAGCGCTTATACTGCTTATTATTGCCGGCTCGGGAGCCCTAAGCGAAGTTTTGACCACCAGCGGCGCAAGCGACCAGATAGCCGACCAGTTGAAAACGCTAAACATGCCTCCTTTGCTGTTAGGCTGGGTAATAGCGGCCATTATCCGGGTTAGCTTAGGATCGGCAACGGTGGCCGGGCTTACGGCAGCCGGCATTTTGGTAAAACTGGTGACCAAGAGCCACGTTGACGCCAATTTAATGGTGCTTTCGATAGGTGCCGGTAGCCTGGCGTTCTCGCACGTTAATGATTCAGGTTTCTGGTTGTTTAAAGAGTATTTTAACATCAGTATAAAAGATACCATCCGGTCATGGTCGTTAATGGAAACTTTGGTTTCGCTAACAGGTTTGGCAGGCGTGTTAATTATTAACCAGTTTGTAAAATAA
- a CDS encoding response regulator transcription factor: MSKRILVLDDNQDILEIVHETLTYEQFEVRSTSNSEDVLPLIEEFAPDLVILDYRVAGTNGGEICKSIKVHPKFGDIPVIIFSAYLSNDNHLLNYGCDGIINKPFDLIELVEKVNNLIK, encoded by the coding sequence ATGTCAAAGCGTATTTTAGTATTGGACGACAATCAGGACATTTTAGAAATTGTTCATGAAACACTTACCTATGAGCAATTTGAAGTACGCAGCACATCAAACAGCGAAGACGTATTACCGCTGATAGAAGAATTTGCCCCAGACCTGGTTATATTGGATTACCGTGTTGCAGGCACAAATGGCGGCGAAATTTGCAAAAGCATCAAAGTTCACCCTAAATTTGGCGATATTCCCGTTATCATATTTTCTGCATATTTAAGCAATGACAACCATCTTCTAAACTATGGTTGTGATGGTATTATCAATAAACCTTTTGACCTTATTGAACTTGTTGAGAAGGTGAATAACCTGATTAAGTAA
- a CDS encoding tetratricopeptide repeat protein: MIKKRYIPLLIPVFIASTALAQQNPSTQVYRTYHTAIDLMSKGKYASAAEQFRLLETSRLKSANQPKFESDLSLVKENSQYYEAFCALNLNNDDAESMFQRFIKEHPENPLTRLAYFQIGKSYFKQGKYEKSIEWFDKVQAGELNGHDNTEYKFRKGYAYFSLGNYKDAQLLFAEVKTKKTEFTEDATYYFAYIAYLNKDYHLALVNFERLKKSKKYENSYPYYISAVYFLDKRYDDVINYAVPIVNSTHQQNETEMLRIIAASYFAKGNFDNAVKYYGRFQDRDQGRTQNTQDSYQIGYTFYKVGNYAQAASELEKLVEQKDVYSQNGNYTLGDVFLKMNNKQSARNAFLNASKLTYDKQLQEDALYEYAKLSYELDFNTEALAATRLYLKNYPRSRRNDEMKVLLGEELLNSRNYKEAVDILEPIPNKSESAQIAYQKVTYYRGLEFYNERAFENAIGIFLRSLKNPIDPKTAALTTYWMAEAMYEVRKYAESVETFEQFLDMPEARETEVANYANYAVGYAAFYGEQYKKAANYFEKFIAGDVKDESTQNDAVTRIGDSYFVLKSYGKALDYYNRIIARHSQGEDYALFQRGMIQGLQGSLDTKISTLNDVLNKFPNSDYADDASFEIAYTYFLKTDGEKAKTGLQAMIQKYPRSSYIPRALVTIGLIDYNAGNDDVAVESFKKVIQDYSSTDEAKQALKQIEKIYTDKGDAQTFITYAATTPIGNYTAADQESIMITAANNLYLKNDWQGALGAVNAYFDKFPGKQIYEKQARFIRAQSLTNLNRTQEAVVDYNLILNDWTSAYSEKSLIAMAKLYISQQKYNEAVVFLKRLETNSEYKADYTFAINNLLLCYAEMKMPDDALNYVKLVRENDKTAQEDKFRTGLYAGKAYLQRGDTTTAIKELNYTITNTKTVAAAEAKYNVALVEYLKGRYKTSQKMCFDLAKEMPNYDYWIAKTYILLADNYKALKDNFQAKATLQSIIDNYKADDDILPTAKQKLDVLNGGKSGKIAAPVVPDTGDNKAAPADTTKTPAQN, encoded by the coding sequence ATGATCAAAAAAAGATACATCCCCCTGCTAATTCCTGTTTTTATAGCTTCAACCGCTCTGGCACAGCAAAATCCATCTACCCAGGTTTACCGCACTTACCATACTGCCATCGACCTGATGAGTAAAGGAAAATACGCATCCGCCGCCGAGCAATTCCGGCTATTGGAAACTTCCCGGCTTAAATCTGCCAACCAGCCTAAGTTTGAATCAGACCTGTCGCTGGTAAAAGAAAACAGCCAATATTACGAAGCCTTTTGCGCCCTTAATCTTAATAATGATGATGCCGAAAGCATGTTTCAGCGTTTTATTAAGGAGCATCCCGAAAACCCGCTTACCAGGCTGGCTTATTTCCAGATAGGTAAATCATATTTTAAACAGGGAAAGTACGAAAAATCAATTGAATGGTTTGATAAAGTACAAGCCGGCGAACTTAACGGACACGATAACACCGAGTACAAATTCCGTAAAGGTTATGCTTATTTTTCATTGGGCAACTATAAAGACGCCCAATTGCTTTTTGCCGAAGTAAAAACCAAGAAAACTGAATTTACCGAAGATGCCACTTATTACTTTGCATACATAGCGTACCTTAATAAAGATTATCACCTGGCATTGGTGAACTTTGAGCGGTTAAAAAAATCAAAGAAGTATGAAAACAGCTACCCTTACTATATATCTGCAGTTTACTTTTTAGATAAGCGCTACGATGATGTAATAAACTACGCTGTACCAATTGTTAACAGTACCCACCAGCAAAACGAAACCGAAATGCTGCGCATTATTGCCGCATCATACTTTGCGAAAGGTAATTTTGATAATGCGGTTAAGTACTATGGCCGTTTCCAGGACCGGGACCAGGGGCGTACCCAAAACACCCAGGACAGCTACCAGATAGGTTACACCTTTTACAAGGTGGGTAATTACGCCCAGGCCGCCAGCGAGCTTGAAAAACTGGTGGAGCAAAAAGATGTATATAGCCAAAATGGTAACTACACACTTGGTGATGTGTTCCTGAAGATGAACAATAAGCAAAGTGCGCGTAATGCTTTCCTTAATGCATCCAAACTTACTTATGATAAGCAGCTACAGGAAGATGCCTTGTACGAGTACGCCAAGCTATCATACGAGCTGGATTTTAACACCGAGGCACTTGCAGCTACCCGTTTATACCTTAAAAATTATCCCCGCTCCCGTCGTAACGATGAAATGAAGGTTTTATTGGGCGAAGAACTGTTAAACTCCCGCAATTATAAGGAGGCGGTAGATATACTGGAACCTATCCCCAACAAATCAGAAAGCGCTCAGATAGCATATCAAAAAGTGACTTATTACCGCGGGTTGGAATTTTATAACGAGCGCGCGTTTGAAAACGCTATAGGTATTTTTCTCCGTTCGCTGAAAAACCCTATCGACCCAAAAACCGCAGCCCTTACCACTTATTGGATGGCCGAGGCTATGTACGAGGTACGTAAGTATGCCGAATCGGTTGAAACTTTTGAGCAGTTTTTGGATATGCCCGAAGCCAGGGAAACCGAAGTAGCCAACTACGCCAATTACGCCGTGGGTTACGCCGCTTTTTATGGCGAGCAATACAAAAAAGCAGCTAATTATTTTGAGAAGTTTATAGCCGGCGATGTTAAAGACGAAAGCACGCAAAATGATGCGGTAACCCGTATTGGCGATAGCTATTTTGTACTGAAAAGCTATGGCAAAGCACTTGATTACTACAACCGCATTATTGCCAGGCATAGCCAGGGCGAAGACTACGCTTTGTTTCAGCGTGGGATGATCCAGGGATTGCAGGGGTCGTTAGATACCAAGATAAGCACGTTGAATGATGTGCTGAACAAATTCCCTAACTCCGATTACGCTGATGATGCATCGTTCGAGATAGCTTACACGTATTTCCTGAAAACCGACGGCGAAAAAGCCAAGACAGGTTTGCAGGCGATGATCCAGAAATATCCGCGCAGCAGCTACATTCCGCGTGCGCTGGTGACCATTGGGTTAATTGATTACAATGCGGGTAACGATGACGTAGCCGTTGAATCATTCAAAAAAGTGATCCAGGATTACTCATCAACCGATGAGGCCAAACAGGCCCTTAAACAGATAGAAAAAATTTATACTGATAAGGGTGATGCCCAAACATTTATTACTTACGCGGCAACCACCCCGATAGGTAATTACACCGCTGCCGATCAGGAAAGCATTATGATAACCGCTGCCAACAACCTTTATTTAAAAAATGACTGGCAAGGTGCCCTGGGTGCCGTAAACGCTTACTTTGATAAGTTTCCGGGCAAACAGATTTACGAAAAACAGGCACGATTTATAAGAGCACAAAGCTTAACCAACCTGAACAGGACACAGGAAGCCGTTGTAGATTATAACCTGATACTAAACGACTGGACGAGCGCTTACAGCGAAAAATCGTTGATAGCCATGGCTAAACTCTACATCAGCCAGCAAAAATATAATGAAGCGGTGGTGTTCCTGAAACGCCTGGAAACCAACTCAGAATATAAGGCCGATTATACCTTTGCCATTAACAACCTGTTGCTGTGCTATGCCGAAATGAAAATGCCGGATGACGCACTGAACTATGTGAAGCTGGTTAGGGAAAACGATAAAACTGCACAGGAAGATAAATTCCGCACAGGGTTATATGCAGGTAAGGCTTATTTGCAAAGGGGTGATACAACCACCGCAATTAAAGAATTAAACTACACCATAACCAATACCAAAACAGTTGCCGCTGCCGAAGCGAAATACAACGTAGCCTTGGTTGAGTATTTAAAAGGCCGGTACAAAACATCGCAAAAAATGTGTTTTGACCTGGCTAAGGAAATGCCAAACTACGACTACTGGATAGCCAAAACGTATATTTTATTGGCCGACAATTATAAGGCGCTGAAAGACAATTTCCAGGCTAAAGCAACCCTGCAAAGTATTATTGATAATTATAAAGCCGATGATGATATACTGCCAACGGCCAAACAAAAACTGGATGTATTAAACGGTGGCAAATCGGGCAAAATTGCTGCGCCTGTAGTGCCCGATACCGGCGACAATAAAGCGGCTCCTGCAGATACTACCAAAACTCCAGCCCAAAATTAA
- a CDS encoding ClpP family protease — MNIDKQEFRKYAVMHHAIAGSLVDSYISGVEKSALPTAMTPYITEEREMRVAQMDVFSRLMMDRIIFMGQAVDDNVANIIQAQLLFLQSTDAKKDIQMYINSPGGSVYAGLGIYDTMHFISPDVATICTGIALSMGAILLCGGAAGKRAALKHSRIMLHQPSGGAQGMASDIQIAAQQILLMKQELYEIVAKHSGQPYEKVYQVSDRDYWMIAAEAKEFGIIDEVLV, encoded by the coding sequence ATGAATATTGATAAACAGGAATTCCGCAAATATGCGGTCATGCACCATGCTATTGCCGGTTCGCTGGTAGACAGCTACATTTCAGGGGTCGAAAAAAGCGCTTTGCCAACTGCCATGACACCCTATATTACCGAAGAGCGCGAAATGCGCGTAGCCCAGATGGACGTATTCTCACGCCTGATGATGGACCGCATCATTTTTATGGGCCAGGCCGTTGATGATAACGTAGCCAACATTATCCAGGCGCAACTGCTTTTCCTGCAGTCGACAGATGCTAAAAAAGATATCCAGATGTACATTAACTCGCCCGGAGGTTCAGTATACGCCGGCCTGGGCATTTACGACACCATGCACTTCATCAGCCCCGATGTGGCTACCATTTGTACAGGCATTGCCCTATCCATGGGAGCGATACTATTATGCGGTGGCGCCGCGGGCAAAAGGGCTGCTTTAAAACATTCGCGCATAATGCTGCATCAACCATCAGGTGGGGCACAGGGCATGGCATCGGATATCCAGATAGCAGCGCAACAAATATTACTAATGAAACAGGAATTGTATGAAATAGTTGCCAAACACAGCGGCCAGCCTTACGAAAAAGTTTACCAGGTATCTGACAGGGATTACTGGATGATAGCCGCCGAAGCCAAAGAATTTGGAATAATTGATGAGGTGCTGGTGTAG
- a CDS encoding BamA/TamA family outer membrane protein gives MAQTGRLNTDTGRMPTDTIPQRDLIDVFRSVFNVKPRKVSVTEKKKFYFSFLPISTSDGRSGGRALFTSTTAGFYLGDQKTTNLSTVVFTPYFNLRGRYGLPIRSSVWLKDNQWNVIGDIRLLVYPQYTWGLGGNMNNHHKFLVDYNYVRFYQTVLKRIKPYFYAGVGYNLDYYVDIDSQGQQTLHDFTKYKYGTATGQDAFSSGATLNLLYDTRKNSIDPLPGVYANVSYRFNTKALGSHTNWQSLYIDLRKYVSLTNSGPKNVLAFWTYYWTSLTPGTPYLNLPSLGWEPYQRSGRGFQQNRYRGQRLAYFETEYRRDITRNGLLGFVLFANVNSVTEPDTYKFTYWHPAGGTGLRFKFNKKSGTNISLDYGVSRNYSSINLNLGETF, from the coding sequence ATGGCACAAACTGGCAGGCTTAATACCGATACAGGAAGAATGCCAACAGATACCATTCCGCAACGGGACTTGATAGACGTTTTTCGGTCGGTATTTAATGTTAAGCCAAGGAAGGTATCGGTTACCGAGAAAAAGAAATTTTATTTCTCATTTTTGCCTATCTCAACGTCTGACGGCCGGAGCGGGGGCAGGGCACTGTTTACCTCAACTACCGCAGGCTTTTACCTGGGCGATCAAAAGACTACCAATCTTTCTACCGTGGTATTTACCCCTTATTTTAATCTGAGGGGGCGGTACGGTTTGCCCATTCGTTCAAGCGTTTGGCTTAAAGATAATCAGTGGAATGTTATTGGAGACATCCGTTTATTGGTTTATCCGCAATATACGTGGGGGCTTGGGGGCAACATGAATAACCACCACAAATTTTTGGTTGACTATAATTACGTACGCTTTTATCAAACTGTGCTAAAAAGAATAAAGCCTTACTTTTATGCCGGTGTAGGGTATAATCTTGATTATTATGTTGATATAGATAGCCAGGGCCAACAAACACTGCACGATTTTACGAAGTATAAATATGGTACCGCTACAGGGCAGGATGCATTTTCATCGGGCGCTACCCTTAATTTGTTGTATGATACACGCAAAAACTCCATTGATCCTTTGCCCGGGGTTTATGCCAATGTTTCGTACCGGTTTAATACCAAAGCGCTGGGCAGTCATACCAACTGGCAATCATTATACATCGATTTGCGTAAGTATGTTTCACTAACCAACTCGGGCCCTAAAAATGTACTGGCATTCTGGACGTATTACTGGACATCGCTTACTCCGGGCACTCCTTATTTAAACCTGCCCAGTTTAGGCTGGGAGCCGTACCAGCGGTCGGGCAGGGGATTTCAGCAAAACCGTTACCGTGGCCAGCGACTGGCTTATTTTGAAACCGAGTATCGCCGCGATATTACCCGCAACGGCTTGCTGGGCTTTGTTTTATTTGCCAACGTGAACTCGGTAACCGAACCAGATACCTATAAATTTACCTATTGGCACCCTGCGGGAGGCACCGGTCTGCGGTTTAAGTTCAATAAAAAATCAGGTACAAATATTAGCCTCGATTATGGTGTAAGCCGCAATTACTCATCAATTAATCTGAATTTGGGAGAGACGTTTTAG
- a CDS encoding response regulator, with protein MRRILAVDDDKDILEVLQYILEESGYEVETLSDAHYIFDRIRKHNPDLILLDIMLGGLDGRELCKHIKTMKETHNIPVILISASHNISDRSLQHDGGPDDFIAKPFDIDVLLRSVKAQLNQAA; from the coding sequence ATGAGACGGATATTAGCGGTTGATGATGATAAGGACATATTGGAGGTTTTACAATACATACTTGAGGAATCGGGCTATGAAGTTGAAACATTATCAGATGCACACTACATTTTTGATAGGATCAGGAAGCATAATCCCGACTTGATTTTACTTGATATTATGCTGGGCGGTTTAGACGGGCGAGAGTTGTGCAAACACATTAAAACGATGAAAGAAACCCACAATATTCCGGTTATCTTAATTTCGGCAAGTCACAATATTTCTGATCGTTCGCTCCAACATGATGGAGGCCCCGATGATTTTATAGCCAAACCATTTGACATCGACGTTTTATTACGGAGCGTAAAAGCTCAACTCAACCAGGCAGCCTGA